Proteins from a genomic interval of Xiphias gladius isolate SHS-SW01 ecotype Sanya breed wild chromosome 23, ASM1685928v1, whole genome shotgun sequence:
- the ergic1 gene encoding endoplasmic reticulum-Golgi intermediate compartment protein 1, translated as MPFDVRRFDIYRKVPKDLTQPTYTGAFISILCCVFILFLFLSELTGFIATEIVNELYVDDPDKDSGGKIDVSLNISLPNLHCDLVGLDIQDEMGRHEVGHIDNSMKIPLNQGDGCRFEGEFTINKVPGNFHVSTHSATAQPQNPDMTHTIHKLAFGEKLQVQKVQGAFNALGGADRLSSNPLASHDYILKIVPTVYEDLSGRQRFSYQYTVANKEYVAYSHTGRIIPAIWFRYDLSPITVKYTERRQPFYRFITTICAIVGGTFTVAGIIDSCIFTASEAWKKIQIGKMS; from the exons ATGCCTTTCGATGTTAGGAG aTTCGATATCTACAGGAAAGTGCCAAAAGATCTCACCCAGCCCACATACACAGGAGCCTTCA TTTCCATTCTCTGCTGCGTCTTCATACTCTTCCTGTTCCTGTCTGAGCTGACGGGATTCATAGCCACTGAAAT CGTAAATGAACTCTATGTTGATGATCCTGATAAAGACAGTGGTGGGAAGATAGATGTGAGTTTAAACATCAGTTTGCCAAACTTACACTGTGATT tggtggGTTTGGACATCCAGGATGAGATGGGCCGCCACGAGGTCGGTCACATAGACAACTCGATGAAGATTCCTCTCAACCAGGGTGATGGTTGTCGCTTTGAGGGAGAGTTCACCATCAATAAA gTACCAGGAAACTTCCATGTTTCGACACACAGTGCTACAGCACAGCCCCAAAACCCTGACATGACCCACACCATCCACAAGCTGGCCTTTGGAGAAAAGCTTCAg GTACAAAAAGTACAAGGAGCCTTCAATGCGTTAGGAGGGGCTGACAGGCTCTCATCTAATC CTCTGGCCTCACATGACTACATACTGAAGATTGTTCCAACAGTGTATGAAGACCTATCGGGCAGACAAAGGTTCTCCTACCAGTACACGGTGGCCAACAAG GAATATGTTGCTTACAGCCACACAGGCAGGATCATCCCAGCCATCTGGTTCAGATACGACCTCAGTCCAATCACAGTCAAGtacacagagagaagacagcCCTTCTACCGCTTCATCACAACG ATCTGTGCCATTGTTGGAGGGACGTTCACAGTCGCAGGCATCATCGACTCTTGTATATTCACCGCCTCAGAGGCCTGGAAGAAGATCCAGATAGGAAAAATGTCATGA